One genomic segment of Trichococcus shcherbakoviae includes these proteins:
- a CDS encoding ATP phosphoribosyltransferase regulatory subunit, translating into MMTNESLLAKKQREMGFLHHFHHLGYDLIDLGVVEKFEWTQLSHDDLHLMLNRHKWQSGDKLFALRSDWTNAIVRYRKQYHLHADKIAYSGPVYSLLKERHQLGVETFTDSIPKQIEVLGDMITFMEKELDLSLSVAVVSHNKLLKKILSPRELEDPSVRKFICERNQDALKHRLGANHPLIGLMDKAPTEQAGYLKENYPELTGHLNELAEWEATLKSKNVDYVYADMLALPNQSYYKGIFIQLYGENQTEPVASGGQYTSSSKAFGMAINN; encoded by the coding sequence ATGATGACGAATGAATCGTTGCTAGCGAAGAAACAAAGAGAGATGGGGTTTCTCCATCATTTCCACCACTTAGGGTACGATCTGATAGACCTGGGAGTCGTAGAGAAATTTGAGTGGACACAACTGTCTCATGATGACTTGCATCTGATGCTGAACCGGCATAAATGGCAAAGCGGCGATAAACTTTTCGCACTGCGCAGTGACTGGACGAATGCCATCGTGAGATACCGCAAGCAGTACCATTTACACGCCGATAAAATAGCCTATTCCGGCCCGGTCTATTCGCTGCTGAAAGAGCGTCACCAATTGGGTGTGGAAACATTTACCGACTCGATTCCGAAACAGATCGAGGTTTTAGGGGATATGATCACATTCATGGAGAAGGAATTGGACCTTTCCTTATCGGTTGCGGTAGTCAGCCATAACAAATTACTGAAAAAAATTCTGAGCCCGCGGGAGTTGGAAGATCCTTCAGTCCGCAAGTTCATTTGTGAAAGAAACCAGGATGCCTTGAAGCATCGTTTGGGTGCGAACCATCCGCTGATCGGTTTGATGGACAAAGCACCTACGGAACAGGCCGGCTATCTGAAGGAAAACTATCCTGAACTGACCGGACATTTGAATGAACTGGCGGAATGGGAAGCGACGCTGAAAAGCAAGAACGTGGATTACGTCTACGCGGATATGCTGGCATTGCCGAACCAATCTTATTACAAAGGGATTTTTATACAACTTTACGGCGAAAACCAAACGGAACCCGTAGCATCGGGCGGTCAATATACAAGCTCTTCCAAAGCATTCGGAATGGCCATCAACAATTAA
- the hisG gene encoding ATP phosphoribosyltransferase — protein MITIALSKGRQLKDFIQYLDEINLTEWSTALKSVSRELVIQTKDTRFILVKGEDVPVYVEEGIADLGITGSDILIEQNCNINNLMDLPFGYCHFAIASKEKKDVYPVVATKYVNFTRQYFDSIKQPVKIIKLNGSVELAATIDMADAIMDIVQSGKTLHDNGLSEQVRLDEINARLISNKHAYFSKYDEIQTIINQLKVTNNVHN, from the coding sequence ATGATTACTATCGCGCTATCAAAAGGCAGACAGCTTAAGGATTTTATCCAATACTTGGATGAAATCAACCTGACGGAATGGTCGACAGCATTGAAGTCCGTTTCTCGGGAATTGGTCATTCAGACAAAGGACACCCGCTTCATTTTGGTTAAAGGGGAAGATGTGCCCGTATATGTGGAGGAAGGGATCGCGGATCTGGGCATCACCGGCAGCGATATTCTGATCGAGCAGAACTGCAATATCAACAATCTGATGGATCTGCCTTTCGGCTATTGCCATTTCGCCATCGCCAGCAAAGAGAAGAAGGACGTTTATCCAGTGGTTGCGACGAAGTACGTGAACTTCACCAGACAATATTTTGATTCCATCAAGCAACCCGTGAAGATCATCAAGCTGAATGGGTCCGTTGAATTGGCCGCTACCATCGATATGGCGGATGCCATCATGGATATCGTCCAATCCGGCAAAACGCTGCATGATAATGGTTTGAGTGAGCAAGTCCGGCTTGATGAAATCAATGCCCGCCTGATTTCGAATAAGCATGCTTATTTCTCCAAATATGATGAAATCCAGACTATAATCAATCAATTGAAGGTGACGAATAATGTACACAACTAA